CTTCGCAGTGTTGTTAATGAAAACTTGGAACTCAAAGGTATATTTGACACTCATGAACTGTCTATACACTTTTCgatttatgtataatatctatactcATGTTTCTTTCCCATCttgcatatcatattatatgttaaGTAATGATACACATTGCATCCGAGCTTTTAGATATCATTAGTGAATAGTTATGATAATCGGTGAAAGAGAAATTTCTTCTTCTAAGCAACAACGCATGACTAATTTTCCAATTCGTAAATGACAGAGACTATTGCACAAAACAACTTGGCTCTGAGACAGCAGCTTGCTTTGGTAGTCAAGTGGAATCAGCAGAatgaacagcagcagcagcagcatcgtcaCCAACTCCTGGAATTTAGTCAGCAGCTTTCCTCTCTCCAGCAAGAAAATGCGACGCTAAAGGCCCATCTGGCTGGCACCAAGGTATGTTAAACCGCTTATCTCCAGCCTGTGTGAAACTTCTTTCATACAGTTTGGACAGAAGGAATAAAATCTGGGGAATTTATTTGTACCTCAGCAAATTTATGGAAGAACAGGCAAAAATAGTTGCAGAATGTGTTCCAAAGTTTTTTCTTTGTAGATTATATGAAATTTTGAAGaatctatatttaaattttggttcgaagataattagcggtgcaAGTAATTTGGAattgtcatgactgacaaaaaaaaaaaaaaaaaaaaaaaaaaaaaaaaaaaaaaaaaaaaaatatatatatatatatatatatatatatatatatatatatatatatatatatatatatatatatataaaataaataataaaatctgtGTTATCTTCTCTCTCAAAGACTTCTGAAGTGTCTCAGCCACGATTCCAAGAGCTCGACGAGACCATAAGATTGCTCAACACTCGGCTGGAAGTTGCAGAGAGGAATTTACGGCAGGTTCAAGATGACAAGGAGAAGTTAATTGCGCAGAGGTCGCGCTTAGAAGGAGACATCACCCTCCTAAAGGTGAGTTTTACAGATTTTTACACAATTAGTGATTAAAGTTACAGAGTGAAAATATGCCCTTGAGTTATGTGCTTGAGATAGAAGAAAGTAAATAACAATAGTCTTATATGATGTAGATGAATCTCCCTCATATCTGTATGAACAGTTTACATAAGACTCCTAAAGCATTGTTACTAAATACCCATTAAATTTTTCTCTTAAAGTGTGACCTGACCACCACACGGAGCGAACAGGAACGCCTCCAGCTAGAGAGGTTTGAGCTCCTGAGTACCGCAAACGAGCTCAGGCAGCAGCTACGGCAAGTTCGAGAAGGAGCGGCGGCAAAGGCTCGATCCGTCGAAGCTAGCCCTGTTTATGGTATTATTGGTGCGGCATTTGTACAGTGAAAACAGGAACCAATCTGTTGTTTTCTGTGGTCTCTAACACAGTATTATGTCTCTCAAAAATGTATTGCTGTTAGATGAAATTGAGCTACTTGCACAATAACAAGGGATATTATTTattggttttggtgttggtttgtATTTTCTGTTTAATAGGTGTTCAGGAGAAGGTAGGTATGTATTGAATAGGAAACCAGCTTGTCTATAATCTCTTATTTATATTGCCACAGAGGGTATGGATAATCCACTTGGGGAAGTAGAAATCAAGAAGATGAAAGATCAGCTTCGGAAGGAACAAGATACCTCAGCCACCCTCCTTCAGGAACTCCATGATACTCGGACTCAGGTGAGCTGCAGTCTCTTTTCTggcttgtctttgtttttattatattctctctttcatttgtcCGTATATGTGTCACACTGAATATTAATAAAGTCTCACTTAACACTTGTAAACATTAGGTTGAAGGTCTAGAAGCAGAAGTACACCGGGCACAAGAAGAAACCTCCATGTACCGAGAACGCTGCCGAAACTTGCAATCCAAAATTGATGCTACCTTTGCACATGCACCTACTGCTGTAGATAGAAAGGTGCGTATCAGATAACTATATAGATGTTAATTAGTATTTCTGCTTGGCTACAAGGTTTTCagtattttctttaaattcaaaTATGATTATGATCTTCAATAGTGTTCCCTATAAGTGTTACCCTTTTCAAATACCCTGATATTTGTTCCATTGGTATTGAATACatcatatttgatattatatgtcTTAacttatgcacacatatacttattacttatataCTTAATACAAAATGTAAATTAGTATTGGATAATTATTAAGCAAACATTTCAGGAGCCTCTGGATGCCTTGGAGAGAAAGAGGCTAATGGATGAGGCAGCCATGCTGAGAGAAGAGGTAAGAACGCTGGGTTATAGAGCTTAGCAAAAATGCCAAAATAGGATTTGACGtatggagaattttttttttctgtctctggtcACTGGCATCGAATACACTGGAGCACTTGGCAAAGATGCATAAACAGTATTACCCTGCCAGTATTGCAAGATCcacataagaaagaaagaaaaaaaatgtaccaagTACCCAAACTGCCCAAGCTGTCAGCCTTTCTATGCTCATCTCCAAAGACACAAGTGGATCAGAGATTGATGATCTGTGGCCTGAAATAGTGGTCGAGACAAGGCTACATCtgaaataaatgtaaacataatgGGATGAATTTATCagtagatacttttttttttctcatatatgaaCTGCAGGAACTTCATGAACTTGACTGAAAAAGACAGATGGTGGATTTGTTGATGTTCTTTTTAAGAGGTCTTCTATTGCCTCATGTAGAGTTTCTTCATATTCCACATAGAAACTCTTAATGTGTAAATGTATGGATGCTGTGAGATGGTCCTTAGAAGCTCtctgaagacccccccccccccaggttggGGATGAGGTCAGCATCAAAGATCATGTGTCCTCCATGACCTACCTTCCTGTTGTGGGCTTATTGTCTAAACTCCTCTGTCTGATTACATGCATGAAATTACTTTGAGCATGAGTGATGTCAGTGGAAGGAGGCATTAGTAGATTCATTGCCACCTTTTAGTATAGCTCTCAACTGAGATGTCCCTTGGCTGTGGATTGTCTGAAGTCTTTTGTTGAGGGATTCAGATGGAGAGCCAGTAAGGACACTTTCTTGTTATCCATTATCTTAGGTGTGAATGAAGATGGCAGGGAACATTTAACCCGAAGCCGCCGGggatggtatgtatgtacatgtcatgcccactgcgATTTTGATTTatcaattgtttttacacatggaTGGCTCTACAGGTAGCAAGTCACCAGTGAGTCAATTGCAAGTACTACCAgtcttgcctgtttaccctttttcttgattttcaatattttctggtCTCAGCtttggtaatatcaataacactctaataattataatgtctattataaagataatggcaTCAATATTGATACCACTagtaaaaaaagtgtttttcccACAAACTCAAGAAAGTTGAAATCAGGTGAGGTAAGAAGATCTACTAATGAAAGACGATCCCTGTAGACTTCTGCTACAAGTTCTTGGGATGATGATTAACATAAGAGCCAGGAATAAATTTTGCCAGTTGGATGCTTCAGGGGCAACCATGCTGTCTTTTATATTCCATTCAAAGTACTGGCACTGGAGTGACATTGATGGCTTAGGCTGGGATTTAAGTAAAATAAAGAGATGGCCCATGGAATGTCCTACTATCAGTTAGTGTTATGACCATAAtggctgtaagaagcattgatGAATGGCCATAAGAAGCAAAGGGTTTTGTAGTTTTGCAATAGTAATAAATCCATAATGAAAGATGATTCTGTCAGCAAAGTGATAGCCTGTAGCACAGGAGTCACATTCCTTCTGCAGTAAAGGAGCACCACATCTCTTGCCCACATATAACCACAAATCTCCCTGCAAGTAAATGTCATGAACTATTCATATTATAGAGTTGTAGTATTATACAGCCTACCACTTCTATAATGAGCAAAATCCTTATGAACTGGATTAGAGCCTTAGGACTGTGTGGATGAATTGGCTGTCAGCACAATATCTCCTGGAACCACTGCATATGTAACTGCTAAGGCCAGCTGAGCTGTCATAATCTGGATAGGAAATTGGCTACTTATTATCAAAGTGACTGTCTCTGGTAATGGATACTCATGTGTTCTTTCTGCAGCAAGGAACTGCCATTGCCTTCCCTGCTCATATGTCAGATGTTGTAGTCTTACATGAACAAGTCACTATATAATAGAACACTGTCAAGTGTCACAATATTCCATGTAGCATTTTACAACGTCACTCTAAATTACAGCTGTtcacaaaatcataataaatattttaagtaTTCATTGTAGTAACGCAGAAGTACTCTCTTGTTCATTTACTGTGTATTTCATGTATTTGTTCCCTCAGGTTGATACATTAGATGCAGCCCTGACAGCAGAAAGGCAGAAGACGGCTGATGAACGCACAGCTCTAGCCAAATCCCATTCAGAGTTAAGTCGTTTGAAAAAGGAACTCCAAGAGACAAAGGAGCGAttggagagagaaacacagaatgatcattattatcaagtcAAGGTGAGGATTTATCAAGCTTGTATTTGTTTTGATGATTCTCTGGGGaggttgtttatatttattgtttttttgttattgttttccatCTGACTTGTGATAAATTCTGACTTGTAAACTATCAGATCAAATCAGCAAGTGAGAAGTATGATGAGGCAACAGCCAAGCTCATGTCATATGAAGAACTGCTGGCAGCAAAGAACGATGAGTTATCGAGACTGAAGAAGGATCTTGGCCAAGCTAAGGCATCTCTGGCTGAACGTGCTAGTGAGGGAGAGACCATTGCAATCCTCAGAGCTCAGGTAAAGAATGAATTTATGCCCATGTATCTCAAGGTGTGATCCTTGCTTGAGGTATACAGAAGCTGTAACCCTGTCTCcaacttttatttattaatgatttaattaagTAAGTCAACATGAGACAGACATTAACTTCTGTTAGCCAGTAGTTGTAAGCTCCCTTATATATGTTAGTTTTTATGCAGTCAGTGTACAGAAAGGGTTAATCAAAAACAGAAGATCCCATTACATGGTCATtacaaagtattttatatatttcttatgtgcAAATGCAGTAAATGACACGATACTTGTTTGAAAAGAATTAGCGCATTTGTCCTAATGGAATAATACATCCTTTACAGAATTTTATGATGCTTCATAGCTCATTTCAAAAACAGATAACTGGAAAAACAATTAACCCATAAACATACTTGTGTTCACTCGTTttgtttgcacatagatggcttcacaTGCTCACAGTAATCAAGCAGTTGGTTAGTAATCCTACTTGTGACTACACCTGATTTTCCCATCCAgtaaattttatggaaaaatcCTACCAAAAGCCAAGAAAAAGAGTAAGCAGGTTGGACAGGTAaaactagtaattgactccttggtgacttagTTCTTGTGGAGCCCTCTAAGTgtaaacaaaaggaataaaacaaaaatgagagtAGACACAGCATGAATGATGAACAGA
The genomic region above belongs to Penaeus monodon isolate SGIC_2016 chromosome 16, NSTDA_Pmon_1, whole genome shotgun sequence and contains:
- the LOC119582435 gene encoding optineurin-like isoform X2; protein product: MVRQDEPVMGQGGLCGVTSPGIDSLPPMASPPTAGTNANGIASEVQESLTTLLSAEGTVCQDELIAKLRSVVNENLELKETIAQNNLALRQQLALVVKWNQQNEQQQQQHRHQLLEFSQQLSSLQQENATLKAHLAGTKTSEVSQPRFQELDETIRLLNTRLEVAERNLRQVQDDKEKLIAQRSRLEGDITLLKCDLTTTRSEQERLQLERFELLSTANELRQQLRQVREGAAAKARSVEASPVYEGMDNPLGEVEIKKMKDQLRKEQDTSATLLQELHDTRTQVEGLEAEVHRAQEETSMYRERCRNLQSKIDATFAHAPTAVDRKEPLDALERKRLMDEAAMLREEVDTLDAALTAERQKTADERTALAKSHSELSRLKKELQETKERLERETQNDHYYQVKIKSASEKYDEATAKLMSYEELLAAKNDELSRLKKDLGQAKASLAERASEGETIAILRAQVEVYQGDFRAEREAREALATDREKLRDELRHLQTRNTQLVDELEAYQRRHLNQGQGRGSRAASEEPTASGGGGVSVPHGGGALLSPEVLWDKLSNTSDKKEEDKKEEEIDENLFYCPKCNKSFAQYRPLEEHVNRCLDED
- the LOC119582435 gene encoding optineurin-like isoform X1; the encoded protein is MTRGVMVRQDEPVMGQGGLCGVTSPGIDSLPPMASPPTAGTNANGIASEVQESLTTLLSAEGTVCQDELIAKLRSVVNENLELKETIAQNNLALRQQLALVVKWNQQNEQQQQQHRHQLLEFSQQLSSLQQENATLKAHLAGTKTSEVSQPRFQELDETIRLLNTRLEVAERNLRQVQDDKEKLIAQRSRLEGDITLLKCDLTTTRSEQERLQLERFELLSTANELRQQLRQVREGAAAKARSVEASPVYEGMDNPLGEVEIKKMKDQLRKEQDTSATLLQELHDTRTQVEGLEAEVHRAQEETSMYRERCRNLQSKIDATFAHAPTAVDRKEPLDALERKRLMDEAAMLREEVDTLDAALTAERQKTADERTALAKSHSELSRLKKELQETKERLERETQNDHYYQVKIKSASEKYDEATAKLMSYEELLAAKNDELSRLKKDLGQAKASLAERASEGETIAILRAQVEVYQGDFRAEREAREALATDREKLRDELRHLQTRNTQLVDELEAYQRRHLNQGQGRGSRAASEEPTASGGGGVSVPHGGGALLSPEVLWDKLSNTSDKKEEDKKEEEIDENLFYCPKCNKSFAQYRPLEEHVNRCLDED